The Anopheles marshallii chromosome X, idAnoMarsDA_429_01, whole genome shotgun sequence genome includes a window with the following:
- the LOC128713720 gene encoding E3 ubiquitin-protein ligase Ubr3, which yields MADGNKNSTEDGTGSGIAGTERASPPTRRTLSVARLKEKGKKLASAHIHRELTVNGTSESLNRLLDDLLSPENSISNSENIEWCRWLVAGGRTPAEFASIVRAYDNHAKCGLVWIPHVVAYRCRTCGISPCMSICRDCFKRGNHRNHDFNMFLSQAGGACDCGDTSVMKAEGFCSDHGLNNCQNKAPVPDDLMLVAEAMMPRLILRMLLHFREYSATNLDSADCRRTAEYCNDYCAMLMEFNNMGELMRRVMTRTLIDRGVYRRLQEPPFPSLCYSMYLRDGWVQYEEALRQFPSPEPPPDYAHLAALGRTIVHETLLEEFIFWTFKYEFQQQIVCFLLNMLPDQDYKEHLTRTFVMHYCRIPSVLELSSDPDTLSNRVVHMSVQLFSNESLALKMVEELSLLHVMIISLRQMMSKILTPHTLHTPEHNFHYVVDCAERVMKEHCYWPLVSDFNNVLSHESVALVFLKDDDLIDMWFQFLSMLQGMNVNIREIISHVEYESSSYYAAFSCELEASAYPMWSIISHLQDPSHAPLAKKIMMYCVNYLQDWLDAINFYKQPRFQKDDMYRASFHFPLHRYLAAFICQGVKTMGMSLNDILPSADLLPKLMMHPLRVQSLFYAILSGVWVRNGLQIKGQAMTYIQANFCNSMVDMDLFFLQICATQLPPNLFVSECIMMFGVEDWLGMSVLSTPPEMEQDSMLEGLLTFLATLITSRINLGNDETTQCVIEISALLATGDKTHSQLLELMPERSGNAHTRNFERYLKELSIYRSPPVGSENLEQGLFMPVPAVWERHYDPLHVLLRAVHRRDFQNSLDRFGAYVKQIGKMPRSGNLWPPFRLPSSCGSAYSDPGAILGSRILHATILAIFYRAVHKHNVSEHMLALAVFLLEMAVCNAGAVGGEAATSRSTVGDSAAASKSVEEQSSSVGAANETVPDLLNCYPSNCLSDNLKMTVKRISLLPAMRRSPVSYRPLDGGSPPFDSDVEWDLSEDETLMMIGSNPEGESASGTMATGTTAGSSAERGVGGPGGAGSDQQLVPSRGIGSGVEVVPLTQDLSQMGNSIVFPGRRPAIHAPPSASSTATSTTTTQMVVEEEEDDVNDAELEGSNRSRDTATTATVTVGSGSTGQQVTTEMALRRRRWHLLQRLLGQQTSGVAAPEPQDEDMPAYHVMDADGDVVVEEEEQQPSELLAMRARYLMLERRRSSVGNANVVQPADVDDYIDDEDDEDDDDEEEEDETNNDGVTGRQQQDGGVENGGNDGQRRRVDEDDESADIADIQSIVPRTLLVGGRTRALQLGRRRQDGGPLHHHHHHHHHHHHHPSGGGVGPGSLIRTNGPARATEFIVEEAADEVPGTGIIGNTETGVELMIRHEFVPVPGTGGDGSGQEIAIPQQQQRALTSPVFGTSSAGGTGVVATGNEPPGAGGMLLPFNSVTPATATAATTAGASLSVVPQQPNQLQNYYHANHHHHHHHHHRHHHHHHHHNHLAGSGAGAGAGGSTAGAGGQQQSPQSLQQQTPRHYHRSLQPAGAGGHAQMGPSGVGGAGGLGGATGGAGTGSGQPNWTRFKRRNLMSNHRHTGGGNTGSGTGCEMTPREDIGIGGGGGRGDGSNENDTIVLEESIISLLLKLHSQLSGALDSFSLDDETEDELSAGSGSSAGVRGSATNQPAMPSSSSSAPSQQQRDGDDDDYAKMELDEDEGTPSAGGKSNEASQQKESTAHGQQQKRQQQQHHRWGRISDSRIGDGPFFIGNLLRKIAALDETCAVRIEQIRAELWPNQRERQAEQKAREAREKEERTKRAKERQKKMMEEFANRQKRFMLLTMASMGGDSSGMDFGFGDEETEGEGGGDAAAARVAAERRAAEEQQAEALREKEYDCIICNTSGPSTETNPIGLVVLVESSSVVGHRRTRSERLALPLSKEDQTRLTESVTLASEFNKRIELLQWKFGQTSWFLSHNIGWEGGVHIQSCGHHVHLSCQVAYLKSLHTPRSPNNLNVELGEFFCPVCRQLANSVLPLSPALDRPAPLIRAPTPPHRALVLELIQLFQESKRAPMASKFCEAMGRAMGNITACTQRNIKRYPVTLQSLFSFVLSIARTNLEAEVIQRGGSLCSTEDIRYKPKRDCIVPLLHVLSLHVRLMINDDWPIRFKVGDDWPWHSWSRLAGIQLAYGNADVEVGVEASEESVERLAMVPARNTGSGSGDSLARHEEDDDDDDEDDTPKDGKHRARIPASIRGMLLPPPPADAREEGEELSTASASSGTATAAIGGTASSATSTTTTTAATSTIVDTETIPDLISDPTALMLKFILLAPLHLDQAYFTCIVKVMYNLLYYQIVLQLCTHLTDEECDEILARYGPTAQPPPVIVRERGVPHIGVAMAFVLSQLDRCRHIRSDSILMGDVGGSSDGMESAASDTSPMDTRVAGAGTTTKRLNLDVFEKRLQRLCLPFLRVAALLRHHIYRAEIPEIAGPQLEFARLVYFLELVTVSMDWDKFNASKALCFLTGTELSLPKNWCDQLRNLRPTYESTRSLIVQQHIEWRQPKLLGLPREYERLFTYYHEQPCQKCQNVPKESSICLLCGTIVCIKQTCCKEMDCCEAVRHSISCGGGTGIFLVITSTYIIIIRGHRACLWGSLYLDDYDEEDRDLKRGKPLYLSEDRFNLLESQWLSHRFAHTKHNWVWHRDSL from the exons ATGGCGgacggaaataaaaacagtaccGAGGATGGCACCGGAAGCGGTATTGCCGGTACGGAACGGGCATCACCACCGACACGCCGTACGTTGTCGGTGGCCCGGCTGAAGGAGAAGGGCAAGAAGCTTGCCTCCGCCCATATACACCGGGAGCTGACCGTGAACGGTACGTCGGAGAGTTTGAACCGGCTGTTGGATGATTTGCTGTCGCCGGAGAATTCGATTTCCAACAGTGAAAACATCGAATGGTGCCGCTGGCTGGTTGCTGGTGGCCGAACGCCAGCCGAGTTCGCTTCGATTG TGCGGGCCTATGACAACCATGCGAAATGTGGGCTGGTGTGGATACCGCACGTGGTCGCGTACCGATGTCGGACGTGCGGCATCTCGCCGTGCATGTCGATCTGTCGCGATTGCTTCAAGCGCGGCAACCACCGGAACCATGACTTCAACATGTTCCTGTCGCAGGCGGGCGGTGCCTGCGACTGTGGCGATACGTCCGTGATGAAGGCGGAAGGGTTCTGCAGCGATCACGGGCTGAACAACTGCCAGAACAAGGCGCCGGTACCGGACGATCTGATGCTGGTGGCGGAAGCGATGATGCCGCGGCTGATCCTGCGCATGCTGCTGCACTTCCGCGAGTACAGCGCGACCAATCTCGATTCGGCCGACTGTCGGCGGACGGCGGAGTACTGCAACGATTACTGCGCCATGCTGATGGAGTTCAACAACATGGGCGAGCTGATGCGGCGCGTCATGACCCGCACACTGATCGATCGGGGCGTGTACCGCCGCCTGCAGGAACCACCGTTCCCGTCCCTCTGCTACAGCATGTACCTGCGGGACGGCTGGGTGCAGTACGAGGAAGCGTTACGGCAGTTCCCGTCGCCCGAACCACCGCCCGACTACGCCCATCTGGCCGCGCTCGGTCGCACGATCGTGCACGAGACGCTGCTGGAGGAGTTCATCTTTTGGACGTTTAAGTACGAGTTCCAGCAGCAGATCGTATGCTTCCTGCTCAACATGCTGCCGGATCAGGACTACAAGGAGCACCTGACGCGCACGTTCGTGATGCACTACTGTCGCATACCGAGCGTGCTGGAGCTGTCGAGCGATCCGGACACGCTCAGCAACCGAGTGGTGCACATGAGCGTACAGCTGTTCTCGAACGAGAGTCTCGCACTCAAGATGGTGGAGGAGCTGTCGCTGCTGCACGTGATGATCATCAGCCTGCGACAGATGATGTCCAAGATACTGACGCCGCACACGCTGCACACGCCGGAACACAACTTCCATTACGTGGtcgactgtgccgagcgcgtgATGAAGGAGCATTGCTACTGGCCGCTCGTATCCGACTTCAACAACGTGCTGTCGCATGAATCGGTCGCGCTCGTCTTCCTGAAGGATGACGATCTGATCGATATGTGGTTCCAGTTCCTATCGATGCTGCAAG GAATGAATGTCAACATTCGCGAAATCATCAGCCATGTAGAGTACGAGTCCAGTTCCTACTATGCCGCCTTCAGTTGCGAGCTGGAGGCGAGTGCCTACCCGATGTGGTCTATCATTTCACACCTGCAAGATCCGTCCCATGCACCGCTTGCGAAAAAGATCATGATGTACTGCGTGAACTATCTGCAGGACTGGCTCGACGCAATCAACTTCTACAAGCAGCCTCGATTCCAAAAG GATGATATGTACCGGGCGTCGTTTCACTTCCCACTGCATCGCTATCTAGCGGCATTTATCTGCCAGGGCGTGAAGACGATGGGGATGTCATTGAACGATATTCTACCGTCCGCCGATCTGTTACCGAAGTTAATGATGCATCCGCTGCGTGTACAG AGTCTTTTCTACGCGATCCTGTCGGGCGTGTGGGTGCGCAACGGACTGCAGATCAAGGGCCAGGCAATGACCTACATACAGGCCAACTTCTGCAACTCGATGGTGGACATGGACCTGTTTTTCCTGCAGATCTGCGCAACCCAGCTACCACCGAACCTGTTCGTCAGCGAGTGCATTATGATGTTTGGCGTCGAGGACTGGTTGGGCATGAGCGTGCTAAGCACGCCGCCGGAGATGGAGCAAGACTCGATGCTGGAGGGGTTGCTAACGTTCCTAGCGACACTGATCACGTCGCGCATCAATCTCGGCAACGACGAGACGACGCAGTGCGTGATCGAGATCAGCGCGCTGCTCGCCACCGGCGACAAAACGCACAGCCAGCTGCTGGAGCTGATGCCGGAACGGAGCGGGAACGCGCATACGCGCAACTTCGAACGCTACCTGAAGGAGCTGTCGATCTACCGGTCGCCGCCGGTCGGGTCGGAGAACCTCGAGCAGGGTTTGTTTATGCCGGTGCCGGCGGTGTGGGAGCGCCATTACGATCCGCTTCACGTGTTGTTGCGGGCGGTGCATCGTCGTGACTTCCAGAACTCGCTCGACCGTTTCGGTGCGTACGTGAAGCAGATCGGCAAGATGCCACGGAGCGGTAACTTGTGGCCACCGTTTCGGTTGCCCAGCTCGTGCGGTTCAGCCTACAGCGATCCCGGGGCGATACTCGGTTCCCGCATCCTGCACGCAACGATACTCGCCATCTTTTACCGTGCCGTGCACAAGCACAACGTGTCGGAGCATATGCTCGCGCTGGCCGTCTTCCTGCTGGAGATGGCGGTATGCAATGCTGGTGCGGTAGGCGGTGAGGCTGCAACCAGTCGTTCGACGGTGGGCGATAGTGCGGCGGCAAGCAAAAGCGTCGAGGAGCAGTCCAGTTCGGTCGGTGCGGCTAATGAGACGGTGCCGGATCTGCTGAACTGTTATCCCAGCAACTGTTTGAGCGACAACCTTAAAATGACGGTGAAGCGCATTTCACTGTTGCCGGCAATGCGTCGCTCACCCGTTTCCTACCGACCGCTGGATGGTGGTTCACCGCCCTTCGACAGTGACGTCGAATGGGATCTGTCCGAGGATGAAACGCTTATGATGATCGGAAGCAATCCGGAGGGCGAATCAGCCTCCGGCACGATGGCGACTGGCACCACCGCTGGGAGTAGTGCAGAGCGAGGTGTCGGCGGACCGGGTGGAGCCGGATCGGATCAACAGCTCGTGCCGTCGCGCGGCATTGGTAGTGGTGTTGAGGTGGTACCCTTGACACAGGACCTCTCGCAGATGGGAAACAGTATAGTGTTCCCGGGGCGTCGTCCCGCTATTCACGCACCACCTTCCGCATCCAGTACGGCGACCAGCACTACCACCACCCAgatggtggtggaggaggaagaagacgATGTGAATGATGCGGAACTGGAGGGTAGCAATCGGTCGAGAGATACGGCAACGACGGCCACAGTCACGGTGGGAAGTGGTAGTACTGGGCAGCAAGTAACAACGGAGATGGCTTTAAGACGACGGCGTTGGCATTTGTTGCAGCGATTGCTTGGCCAGCAGACGAGTGGCGTTGCTGCACCGGAGCCACAAGATGAAGACATGCCCGCGTATCACGTGATGGATGCGGACGGCgatgtggtggtggaggaggaagAGCAGCAACCGAGCGAGTTGCTAGCGATGCGCGCTCGCTACCTGATGCTGGAACGGCGACGTAGCAGCGTTGGCAATGCGAACGTCGTACAGCCGGCCGATGTCGACGACTACATCGATGACGAGGATGAcgaagacgatgatgatgaggaggaagaggatgaGACAAACAATGATGGAGTAACTGGCAGGCAGCAGCAGGATGGAGGTGTAGAGAATGGCGGTAACGATGGACAGCGTAGGCGGGTGGATGAGGATGACGAGTCGGCGGACATTGCGGATATACAATCGATTGTGCCACGAACGCTGCTGGTGGGTGGTCGAACCCGTGCCCTGCAGCTTGGTAGGCGGCGACAAGATGGAGGTCCGCtacatcaccaccatcatcaccaccatcatcatcaccatcacccgTCCGGGGGTGGTGTGGGTCCGGGATCGCTCATACGCACGAACGGTCCGGCCAGAGCGACCGAGTTTATCGTGGAGGAAGCCGCCGACGAAGTGCCCGGTACGGGGATCATCGGCAATACCGAGACCGGCGTTGAGCTGATGATTCGGCACGAGTTTGTGCCCGTGCCGGGTACGGGTGGGGACGGTAGTGGACAGGAGATAGCGATtccgcaacagcaacagcgtgCCCTTACCTCGCCCGTGTTTGGCACGTCATCGGCGGGTGGTACAGGAGTAGTGGCAACTGGAAATGAACCACCCGGTGCTGGTGGTATGCTGCTACCGTTCAACAGTGTCACGCCCGCCACTGCAACGGCTGCAACGACCGCGGGTGCAAGCTTGAGCGTGGTACCGCAGCAACCGAACCAGCTGCAGAACTACTACCATGctaatcaccatcatcaccatcatcatcaccatcggcaccatcaccatcatcaccatcacaatCATCTTGCTGGGTCGGGCGCCGGTGCGGGTGCAGGAGGCAGCACGGCAGGTGCTGGTGGACAGCAGCAAAGCCCACAGTCACTGCAACAGCAGACACCACGGCACTACCATCGTAGTCTGCAGCCGGCAGGTGCCGGAGGTCATGCACAGATGGGACCGAGCGGTGTTGGCGGTGCCGGTGGTTTAGGAGGAGCCACTGGTGGAGCTGGCACGGGAAGTGGACAACCGAACTGGACGCGCTTCAAGAGACGCAATCTGATGAGCAACCATCGGCATACAGGCGGTGGCAACACAGGTTCGGGCACTGGCTGTGAAATGACACCGCGAGAGGATATTggcattggtggtggtggtgggcgAGGAGACGGCTCGAATGAAAACGATACGATTGTGCTGGAGGAGTCCATCATTTCACTACTGTTGAAGTTACACTCACAGTTAAGCGGCGCCCTCGACAGTTTCTCGTTGGACGACGAAACCGAAGATGAGCTGTCGGCCGGTAGCGGTAGTAGTGCAGGGGTTAGAGGCTCGGCAACCAATCAACCTGCGATGCCTTCATCGTCCTCCTCTGCTCCGAGTCAGCAGCAACGTGACGGGGATGATGACGACTACGCCAAAATGGAGCTGGATGAAGACGAAGGAACACCGTCGGCCGGTGGTAAAAGTAATGAAGCTAGTCAACAAAAGGAATCTACTGCACACGGGCAGCAGCAGAAgaggcaacagcagcagcaccatcgcTGGGGCCGTATCTCCGATTCACGCATCGGGGATGGTCCGTTCTTCATAGGCAACCTGCTGCGCAAGATCGCCGCGCTGGACGAAACGTGTGCCGTGCGTATTGAGCAGATCCGGGCGGAACTGTGGCCGAACCAAAGAGAGCGCCAGGCGGAGCAGAAGGCTCGGGAGGCGCGCGAAAAGGAGGAACGAACCAAGCGTGCCAAGGAGCGCCAGAAGAAGATGATGGAAGAGTTCGCCAACCGGCAAAAGCGTTTTATGCTGCTGACGATGGCATCGATGGGTGGCGATTCGTCCGGCATGGATTTCGGTTTTGGCGATGAGGAAACGGAAGGCGAAGGTGGCGGTGATGCAGCGGCCGCACGGGTCGCAGCAGAACGCCGGGCGGCTGAAGAGCAGCAGGCGGAAGCGTTACGCGAGAAGGAGTATGACTGCATCATCTGTAACACGTCCGGTCCGAGCACGGAAACGAACCCGATCGGGTTGGTCGTGCTGGTAGAGTCAAGCAGTGTGGTGGGCCATCGTAGGACGCGGTCGGAGCGTTTAGCGTTACCGTTGAGCAAGGAAGATCAGACACGGCTAACGGAGAGTGTAACGCTAGCTAGTGAGTTCAACAAGCGTATTGAACTGCTGCAGTGGAAGTTCGGTCAGACGTCCTGGTTCCTGTCCCACAACATCGGCTGGGAGGGTGGTGTACACATACAATCCTGCGGCCATCATGTGCACCTATCCTGTCAGGTCGCTTATCTGAAGTCACTCCACACACCTCGCAGCCCGAACAACCTGAACGTAGAGTTGGGTGAATTCTTCTGTCCGGTCTGTCGGCAATTGGCGAACTCGGTTCTGCCGCTGAGTCCGGCACTCGATCGGCCAGCACCATTGATACGTGCCCCAACGCCACCACATCGTGCGCTAGTGCTGGAGCTGATTCAGCTGTTTCAGGAAAGCAAACGGGCACCGATGGCGAGCAAGTTCTGTGAAGCGATGGGACGTGCGATGGGCAACATTACTGCGTGCACGCAGCGTAACATCAAGCGTTACCCAGTAACGCTACAGAGCCTGTTCTCGTTTGTACTGTCGATTGCACGCACTAACCTCGAGGCGGAAGTGATACAGCGCGGTGGTTCGCTGTGCAGCACGGAGGACATCCGGTACAAGCCGAAGCGGGATTGCATAGTGCCGCTGCTGCACGTACTATCGCTCCACGTCCGACTGATGATCAACGATGACTGGCCGATACGGTTTAAGGTTGGTGACGATTGGCCGTGGCATTCCTGGTCACGTCTTGCCGGTATCCAACTCGCGTACGGTAACGCCGATGTGGAGGTAGGTGTGGAGGCGAGCGAAGAATCGGTTGAGCGGTTGGCGATGGTACCAGCACGGAATACTGGCAGTGGAAGTGGTGATAGTCTCGCCCGCCACGAagaggacgacgacgatgatgatgaggatgacaCGCCGAAGGATGGTAAGCATCGCGCACGAATACCGGCTAGCATACGCGGTATGttgctaccaccaccaccagcggaCGCTAGGGAGGAAGGAGAAGAGCTGAGCACCGCATCGGCGTCATCCGGTACGGCAACGGCCGCAATTGGTGGTACAGCGTCATCCGCCACCtcgacgacaacgacaaccGCTGCCACCAGCACAATCGTGGACACGGAAACCATTCCCGATCTGATTAGCGATCCGACCGCTCTAATGCTTAAGTTCATCCTGCTTGCACCACTTCACCTCGACCAAG CGTATTTTACATGCATCGTGAAGGTGATGTACAACTTGCTTTACTATCAGATAGTGCTACAACTTTGTACACACCTGACGGACGAAGAGTGCGATGAAATCCTTGCCCGGTACGGTCCAACAGcacaaccaccaccggtaATAGTGCGAGAGCGTGGCGTCCCGCACATCGGTGTAGCAATGGCGTTCGTGTTAAGTCAACTGGACCGTTGCCGACACATCCGCAGCGACAGCATACTGATGGGCGATGTTGGTGGCAGCAGTGACGGAATGGAATCGGCTGCCAGCGACACATCACCGATGGACACTAGGGTAGCCGGTGCTGGTACCACCACCAAGCGGCTTAACCTCGATGTATTTGAGAAGCGTTTGCAACGGCTGTGCTTGCCGTTTCTGCGTGTGGCTGCACTGCTCCGCCATCATATCTACCGTGCGGAGATACCGGAAATAGCCGGACCGCAGCTGGAGTTCGCACGGCTCGTTTATTTTCTCGAGCTGGTAACGGTATCGATGGACTGGGACAAGTTCAACGCAAGCAAGGCGCTGTGCTTTCTTACCGGTACGGAACTATCGTTGCCGAAGAATTGGTGCGATCAGTTGCGCAATCTTCGGCCAACGTACGAGTCGACACGTTCGCTCATTGTCCAGCAGCATATAGAATGGCGTCAGCCAAAGCTGCTCGGACTGCCCCGCGAATACGAAAGGCTGTTTACG TATTACCACGAGCAACCGTGCCAGAAATGTCAAAACGTACCGAAGGAAAGCTCCATTTGTCTTCTGTGCGGTACGATCGTGTGTATCAAACAAACGTGCTgtaaggaaatggactgctgTGAAGCAGTACGG CATTCGATCAGCTGCGGTGGAGGGACAGGCATTTTCCTCGTGATCACTTCTACctatatcatcatcatccggggACATCGGGCGTGTCTATGGGGTTCGCTTTACCTAGATGATTACGACGAGGAGGATAGGGATTTAAA GCGCGGTAAACCACTGTATCTTAGCGAAGATCGGTTCAATCTGCTCGAATCACAGTGGCTTTCGCATCGATTTGCCCACACCAAGCACAATTGGGTTTGGCATCGAGATTCGCTGTAA
- the LOC128713729 gene encoding uncharacterized protein LOC128713729, whose product MARGLSLPVALLALVYTCMVALPASQADAKKLHGASGIDALRERYLQHERQAWAIVNHIDAVDNQLEQDTSQQRATVMRELVNIYLRFVETELDAEDLGDYRLLGRLSEWHLLEQNLMTVNKLFEVVYSFLREKAPRFAELADRGPEDGEPGNSAGDDLRLLTIDLAETILFDKHQPIPQQLDDIYNIMVRQAIYYRASMMASSVICSYGLSSQQMIYLLYKSIAMTELKGYIMMQFSYMLLKTQGKGNFTTESKDRRNELRTRLARTQQLLQSVMRQTSGEYWRCDPERGSHRENTTYVQFTRLLQGYVENEVDMNADETCRETCAHYQYGHEQHHCYKELYCSKQAKCAGRIYDCEYIDSDMWICPAAPGSQRRYEYIEYENGEVRGRKQHCPRGTSKVDSWWRWLFWHCSYCFCLCDDAGRHSDRYISLRESVSDISKNRVVTGLRFVKRRQMMHLIVQQGMLLPGGEIDNSTLEWVVATPFSHTDKGVRDGRDYHTLSYDRRAVDLDDVHVHPGYVLTGVRFRTLGAHLNLEIRMTEMNFTSGTLVDPNKSIWIGNDETVRTEIPLRYMDVPTLAPAKSTPTSTSGQYLRLGPSGGRADAAQTTIPFLDAQPVVPVLPIPLAGAGLMHKSIPKYGGFIAPRVFTYDFGPHIQVPTDDWLATEEEARNVNG is encoded by the exons aTGGCGAGGGGTTTATCCCTCCCAGTAGCGCTGCTTGCACTGGTGTATACGTGCATGGTAGCGTTACCTGCATCTCAAGCGGACGCCAAAAAGCTGCACGGTGCAAGTGGTATCGATGCGTTACGTGAACGTTACCTGCAACACGAACGCCAGGCGTGGGCAATCGTCAATCACATCGATGCAGTCGACAACCAGCTGGAACAGGACACGTCCCAACAGCGCGCAACGGTCATGCGCGAGCTGGTCAACATCTATTTGCGCTTCGTCGAGACGGAGCTCGATGCGGAAGATTTGGGCGACTACCGGTTGCTGGGGCGGCTGTCCGAATGGCACCTGCTGGAGCAGAACCTGATGACGGTGAACAAACTGTTCGAGGTGGTGTATTCGTTCCTGCGCGAGAAAGCACCGCGGTTCGCCGAACTGGCAGACCGCGGGCCGGAGGATGGCGAACCCGGCAATAGTGCCGGGGACGATCTCCGTCTGCTCACGATTGATCTCGCGGAAACGATACTCTTCGACAAACATCAACCGATCCCGCAGCAACTGGATGATATCTACAACATTATGGTGCGGCAGGCAATTTACTACCGCGCCAGTATG ATGGCGAGCAGCGTTATATGTAGCTATGGATTATCGTCCCAGCAGATGATCTACCTGCTGTACAAATCTATCGCAATGACCGAACTGAAGGGTTACATCATGATGCAGTTCTCCTATATGCTGCTGAAAACTCAGGGCAAAG GTAACTTCACCACGGAGTCCAAGGATCGCCGTAACGAGCTGCGTACACGGCTCGCCCGCACCCAGCAACTCCTGCAGAGTGTTATGCGACAGACGAGCGGCGAGTACTGGCGGTGCGATCCGGAACGGGGTTCCCACCGGGAGAACACTACCTACGTGCAGTTCACCCGCCTGCTGCAAGGGTACGTGGAGAACGAGGTGGACATGAACGCGGACGAAACATGTCGGGAAACTTGTGCCCACTATCAGTACGGTCACGAGCAGCATCACTGCTATAAGGAGCTGTATTGTTCGAAGCAAGCGAAATGTGCCGGTCGCATCTACGACTGCGAGTACATCGACTCGGATATGTGGATCTGTCCGGCCGCACCGGGCAGCCAGCGACGCTACGAGTACATCGAGTACGAGAATGGTGAGGTGCGCGGCCGCAAGCAGCACTGCCCGCGTGGCACCAGCAAGGTCGACTCCTGGTGGCGTTGGCTGTTCTGGCACTGCAGCTACTGCTTCTGTCTTTGCGATGACGCCGGTCGCCATTCGGACCGTTACATCAGCCTGCGCGAATCCGTGTCGGACATTAGCAAAAACCG CGTTGTGACAGGGTTACGCTTTGTGAAGCGTAGACAGATGATGCATTTAATTGTGCAGCAGGGTATGCTGCTGCCCGGAGGAGAAATCGACAACAGCACGCTCGAATGGGTAGTGGCGACCCCTTTCAGCCACACGGACAAAGGCGTGCGCGATGGACGGGATTATCATACGCTCTCGTACGATCGACGTGCCGTCGATCTCGATGACGTGCACGTGCATCCCGGTTATGTGCTGACTGGCGTGCGCTTCCGTACGCTGGGCGCCCATCTCAACCTGGAAATTCGCATGACCGAGATGAACTTCACGTCCGGCACACTGGTCGATCCAAACAAAAGCATCTGGATCGGAAACGATGAGACAGTCAG AACGGAAATTCCCTTGCGTTACATGGATGTGCCAACGCTAGCGCCAGCCAAATCAACACCCACCTCGACCAGCGGCCAGTACCTGCGTCTCGGACCGTCCGGTGGGCGAGCAGATGCGGCTCAAACGACCATCCCGTTCCTGGACGCGCAACCGGTGGTCCCTGTGTTACCGATACCCTTGGCCGGTGCCGGGCTGATGCACAAAAGCATCCCAAAGTACGGTGGCTTTATTGCGCCTCGGGTGTTCACCTACGACTTTGGACCGCACATACAGGTGCCTACCGATGACTGGCTTGCCACGGAAGAGGAAGCACGCAACGTAAACGGTTAG